A stretch of Apostichopus japonicus isolate 1M-3 chromosome 9, ASM3797524v1, whole genome shotgun sequence DNA encodes these proteins:
- the LOC139974238 gene encoding uncharacterized protein: MNDLGINFELNFELESLDEDSPTPSPSNRFKELSSQEIDKIAEGKNEKATLYNTTWGVKLFKEWCTAKGKDSNFEVLLHEELNCLLRVFYAEVRNKDGKMYAKQSFVGLRAAIHRHLTGEPFCRQINVISDREFQGANNVFRGVLKQMKKVGLDRSQHKSSIAAADLKKMITALDVETPQGLLRLTWFYLEYYFCRRGREGLRLLKKDSFKFCKDDGAGNFVP; this comes from the exons ATGAATGACTTAGGGATTAATTTTGAGCTTAATTTTGAGCTAGAGTCACTAGATGAAGATAGTCCTACTCCTAGTCCTTCAAACAGGTTCAAGGAATTGAGCAGTCAAGAAATTGATAAAATTGCTGAAGGGAAGAATGAGAAGGCAACCCTTTACAACACTACGTGGGGAGTAAAACTTTTCAAAG AATGGTGCACGGCAAAGGGAAAGGACAGCAACTTTGAGGTACTTCTGCATGAAGAGCTAAACTGCCTCCTCAGAGTATTTTATGCAGAGGTTAGAAACAAGGATGGTAAAATGTACGCTAAGCAATCATTTGTAGGACTAAGAGCGGCGATTCATCGCCACCTTACAGGGGAGCCATTCTGTCGTCAGATCAATGTCATAAGTGACAGAGAGTTTCAAGGTGCTAACAATGTCTTCAGAGGGGTCCTTAAACAAATGAAGAAGGTGGGACTTGACAGAAGCCAACATAAATCTTCGATAGCAGCGGCTGATCTGAAGAAAATGATAACTGCTTTGGACGTGGAAACACCACAAGGTCTCCTAAGATTGACGTGGTTTTACCTAGAGTATTACTTTTGCAGAAGAGGTAGAGAAGGTCTACGACTGTTGAAGAAAGACTCATTCAAGTTTTGCAAAGATGACGGGGCCGGGAATTTTGTACCCTAG